In Rhodanobacter denitrificans, a single window of DNA contains:
- a CDS encoding alpha/beta hydrolase — MKPGARIGAAVAIAVAIFVASQSARHREQNKDQGPPAAASAASPAVAVKVTPATPATWQLGAVTLAACELVQPNSGLSTAAWCAEFPVPENRADPHSRTIRLKLAVLRSRAQVASPDMLAFLAGGPGQAATDSAGLVASVLKPLLAHRHVLLLDQRGTGGSNALDCKASAEAATPADDSTFDAGKLRAAAAECLKQLAGHADPRYYTTTVAAQDLEDVRQALGAPPLDLLGVSYGTRMAQQYLRRFPDAVRSAVLDSAVPNALALGEDFARNLDDALKAQFARCTAEPACKKQFGDPDQTLYQLRDALRANPHQVSFRDPQSYQTVKRMLDEDSLASVVRMFAYTPATAALLPLSIDAAARGDVGPLLGQAKLLSGELSELMGSGMQYSVICSEDADLLTTRPQDAQTILGTRMVDALKAVCSVWPKGTRPADFHAPLKTAKPVLLLAGQYDPVTPPRYAEAVAKGLPNARVLTLKGQAHSVMAAGCTPQLIQRFVEKLEPKTLDASCLDRLQPTPIFIDFNGATP; from the coding sequence ATGAAACCCGGAGCACGCATCGGTGCGGCGGTCGCCATCGCGGTGGCGATCTTCGTGGCCAGCCAGAGCGCTCGGCATCGCGAACAGAACAAGGATCAGGGGCCGCCGGCAGCCGCGAGCGCGGCTTCGCCGGCTGTCGCCGTGAAGGTGACGCCGGCCACGCCGGCCACCTGGCAACTGGGTGCCGTCACCCTGGCGGCATGCGAACTGGTGCAGCCGAACAGCGGGCTCAGCACGGCGGCGTGGTGCGCCGAGTTTCCGGTGCCGGAGAACCGCGCCGATCCGCACAGCCGCACGATCAGGCTGAAGCTGGCGGTGCTGCGCTCGCGCGCGCAGGTGGCCAGCCCGGACATGCTGGCCTTCCTCGCCGGCGGCCCCGGCCAGGCGGCGACCGACTCGGCCGGCCTGGTGGCGTCGGTGCTCAAGCCGCTGCTGGCGCATCGCCACGTGCTGCTGCTGGACCAGCGCGGCACCGGCGGCTCGAATGCGCTGGACTGCAAGGCGTCCGCCGAGGCGGCGACGCCCGCCGACGACAGCACGTTCGACGCCGGCAAGCTGCGCGCCGCCGCCGCCGAGTGCCTGAAGCAGCTGGCCGGTCACGCCGATCCGCGCTACTACACCACCACGGTCGCCGCGCAGGACCTGGAGGACGTGCGCCAGGCGCTCGGCGCGCCGCCGCTCGACCTGCTCGGCGTGTCGTACGGCACGCGGATGGCGCAGCAGTACCTCAGGCGCTTCCCGGACGCGGTGCGCAGCGCGGTGCTGGACAGCGCGGTGCCGAACGCGCTGGCGCTGGGCGAGGATTTCGCGCGCAACCTGGACGACGCGCTGAAGGCGCAGTTCGCCCGCTGCACCGCCGAGCCGGCCTGCAAGAAGCAGTTCGGCGACCCGGACCAGACCTTGTACCAGTTGCGTGATGCGCTGCGCGCGAACCCGCACCAGGTCAGCTTTCGCGACCCGCAGAGCTACCAGACGGTGAAGCGGATGCTGGACGAGGACTCGCTGGCCAGCGTCGTGCGCATGTTCGCCTATACGCCGGCCACCGCCGCCTTGCTGCCGCTGTCGATCGACGCGGCCGCCCGCGGCGACGTCGGCCCGCTGCTGGGCCAGGCCAAGCTGCTGTCCGGCGAGCTGTCCGAACTGATGGGCAGCGGCATGCAGTACTCGGTCATCTGCAGCGAGGATGCCGACCTGCTGACGACGCGCCCGCAGGATGCGCAGACCATCCTGGGCACGCGCATGGTCGATGCGCTGAAGGCGGTCTGCTCGGTGTGGCCCAAGGGCACGCGGCCGGCCGATTTCCATGCGCCGCTGAAGACCGCCAAGCCGGTGCTGCTGCTGGCCGGCCAGTACGACCCGGTGACCCCGCCGCGCTACGCCGAGGCGGTGGCGAAAGGCCTGCCGAACGCGCGCGTGCTGACGCTCAAGGGCCAGGCGCACAGCGTGATGGCGGCCGGCTGCACGCCGCAGCTGATCCAGCGTTTCGTCGAGAAACTCGAGCCGAAGACGCTGGACGCGAGCTGCCTGGACCGGCTGCAGCCCACGCCGATCTTCATCGACTTCAATGGAGCCACCCCATGA
- a CDS encoding ATP-binding cassette domain-containing protein, which translates to MIEVRDLHKAFGTVKAVDGVSFSARDGEITGLLGPNGAGKTTTLRMLYTLMTPDRGQVLVDGIDAAVDPLGVRRRLGVLPDARGLYKRLSARENIDYFGRLHGLPEELLASRREALVKALEMDDIADRRTEGFSQGQRVKTAIARALVHDPRNVILDEPTNGLDVMATRALRQFMRRLKDEGRCVLFSSHIMQEVAALCDRIVVIAHGRVVADESPDALRAQTGESNLEDAFVKIIGSEEGLAA; encoded by the coding sequence GTGATCGAAGTCAGGGATCTGCACAAGGCCTTCGGCACGGTGAAAGCCGTCGACGGCGTCAGCTTCAGCGCCCGCGACGGCGAGATCACCGGCCTGCTCGGCCCCAACGGCGCCGGCAAGACCACCACGCTGCGCATGCTCTATACGCTGATGACGCCCGACCGCGGCCAGGTGCTGGTGGACGGCATCGACGCGGCCGTCGATCCGCTGGGCGTGCGCCGTCGGCTCGGCGTGCTGCCGGATGCGCGCGGCCTGTACAAGCGGCTCAGCGCACGCGAGAACATCGACTACTTCGGCCGCCTGCACGGCCTGCCGGAGGAGCTGCTGGCGAGCCGGCGCGAGGCGCTGGTGAAGGCACTGGAGATGGACGACATCGCCGACCGCCGCACCGAGGGCTTCTCGCAGGGCCAGCGGGTGAAGACCGCGATTGCCCGCGCGCTGGTACACGACCCGCGCAACGTGATCCTCGACGAGCCGACCAACGGCCTCGACGTGATGGCCACCCGCGCGCTGCGCCAGTTCATGCGGCGGCTGAAGGACGAGGGCCGCTGCGTGCTGTTCTCCAGCCACATCATGCAGGAGGTCGCCGCGCTGTGCGACCGCATCGTGGTGATCGCGCACGGCCGCGTGGTGGCCGACGAATCGCCCGACGCGCTGCGCGCACAAACCGGCGAGAGCAATCTCGAAGATGCTTTCGTGAAGATCATCGGCAGCGAAGAGGGACTGGCGGCATGA
- a CDS encoding ABC transporter permease translates to MSTNPSKTRRGGAFLSVFLKEVKENLRDRRTLMSAFLTGPLLGPLLFVMLINLTLNRELDKAEKPLSVPVIGAEYAPNLLGALKAGGVLPGAPVADPARAVRQQDADVVLRIAADYGKAWRKGEPVQVELFYDSSQRDASGSVERVSQLVESYARQQGAMRLVARGMSPGTAWPLQVARRDQATPQSRAVLMFAMLPYFFVITIFMGGMYLAIDLTAGERERQSLEPLFANPVARWKILCGKLAAICAFSVASLLITLLAFAVVGEFIPAGKIGMELDLGLHFATYVLLLMLPLVLLLAALQSMVAAFAKSYREAQTYISLLMLVPIIPSLLLSFMPIKAQAWMYAVPLLGQNLGIMQLLRGDGVSAAQLGLCFAGTLAAALLAVLATAQLYRSEKLAISA, encoded by the coding sequence ATGAGCACGAACCCATCGAAAACCCGGCGTGGCGGCGCCTTCCTCAGCGTGTTCCTCAAGGAAGTGAAGGAGAACCTGCGCGACCGCCGCACCCTGATGAGCGCGTTCCTCACCGGCCCGCTGCTGGGGCCGCTGCTGTTCGTGATGCTGATCAACCTCACCCTGAACCGCGAACTGGACAAGGCCGAGAAGCCGTTGTCGGTGCCGGTGATCGGCGCCGAGTACGCACCGAACCTGCTCGGTGCCCTGAAGGCCGGCGGCGTGCTGCCGGGCGCGCCGGTGGCCGACCCCGCGCGGGCGGTGCGCCAGCAGGACGCCGACGTGGTGCTGCGCATCGCCGCCGATTACGGCAAGGCCTGGCGCAAGGGCGAGCCGGTGCAGGTGGAGCTGTTCTACGACTCCTCGCAGCGCGACGCGAGCGGCTCGGTGGAGCGGGTGAGCCAGCTGGTGGAAAGCTACGCGCGGCAGCAGGGTGCGATGCGGCTGGTCGCACGCGGGATGTCGCCGGGCACGGCGTGGCCGCTGCAGGTGGCCCGGCGCGACCAGGCCACGCCGCAGTCGCGCGCGGTGCTGATGTTCGCGATGCTGCCGTACTTTTTCGTCATCACCATCTTCATGGGCGGCATGTACCTGGCGATCGACCTGACCGCCGGCGAGCGCGAGCGGCAATCGCTGGAGCCGCTGTTCGCCAACCCGGTGGCACGCTGGAAGATCCTGTGCGGCAAGCTGGCGGCGATCTGCGCGTTCTCCGTCGCCAGCCTGCTGATCACCCTGCTCGCGTTCGCCGTGGTGGGGGAGTTCATTCCGGCCGGCAAGATCGGCATGGAGCTGGATCTCGGCCTGCATTTCGCGACTTACGTGCTGCTGCTGATGCTGCCGCTGGTGCTGCTGCTGGCGGCGCTGCAGTCGATGGTGGCGGCGTTTGCCAAGAGCTACCGCGAGGCGCAGACCTATATCTCGCTGCTGATGCTGGTGCCGATCATTCCCAGCCTGCTGCTGTCGTTCATGCCGATCAAGGCACAGGCGTGGATGTACGCGGTGCCGCTCTTGGGCCAGAACCTCGGCATCATGCAACTGCTTCGCGGCGACGGCGTCAGCGCCGCGCAACTCGGCCTGTGCTTCGCCGGCACGCTGGCGGCGGCACTGCTCGCGGTGCTGGCGACGGCGCAGCTGTACCGCTCGGAGAAGCTGGCGATTTCGGCCTGA
- a CDS encoding EF-hand domain-containing protein, protein MRLAAAAALLLASMAALAQDTRAAYLQMFDRDGDGRVSEAEYLAYMGRGFQAMDRNGDGILETDELPGGRGPPITLMEYQDNLRRQFHQLDRKRDGFLDARELTAPPR, encoded by the coding sequence GTGCGGCTGGCTGCTGCCGCGGCCCTGCTGCTGGCATCGATGGCGGCGCTGGCCCAAGACACCCGGGCGGCCTATCTGCAGATGTTCGACCGCGACGGCGATGGCCGGGTCAGCGAAGCCGAGTACCTGGCGTACATGGGCCGCGGCTTCCAGGCGATGGACCGCAACGGCGACGGCATTCTCGAAACCGACGAATTGCCGGGTGGCCGCGGCCCGCCGATCACGCTCATGGAATACCAGGACAACCTGCGCCGGCAGTTCCACCAGCTCGACCGCAAACGCGACGGCTTCCTCGACGCCCGCGAACTGACCGCGCCGCCACGTTGA
- the folE gene encoding GTP cyclohydrolase I FolE, with amino-acid sequence MSEQRHPNDVSQEQAEEAVRTLLRWAGEDPSREGLLDTPKRVVKAYRDWFAGYDSDPGDYLRRTFKEVNGYDEMVVLRDIEFESHCEHHMAPIIGRAHVGYLPTNRVVGISKLARVVDGFARRFQVQEKLTAQIAQCIQETLQPAGVAVVVDASHECMTTRGVHKRGVSMVTSQMLGTFRDDARTRAEFLQFIGIHGGHR; translated from the coding sequence ATGAGCGAGCAGCGCCACCCGAACGACGTCAGCCAGGAACAGGCCGAGGAAGCCGTGCGCACGCTGCTGCGCTGGGCCGGCGAGGACCCTTCGCGCGAAGGCCTGCTGGACACGCCCAAGCGGGTGGTGAAGGCGTACCGCGACTGGTTCGCCGGCTACGACTCCGATCCGGGCGACTACCTGCGCCGCACCTTCAAGGAGGTGAACGGCTATGACGAGATGGTGGTGCTGCGCGACATCGAGTTCGAGAGCCACTGCGAGCACCACATGGCGCCGATCATCGGCCGCGCCCACGTCGGCTACCTGCCGACCAATCGGGTGGTCGGCATCAGCAAGCTGGCCCGCGTGGTGGACGGCTTCGCACGCCGCTTCCAGGTGCAGGAAAAGCTCACTGCGCAGATCGCGCAGTGCATCCAGGAAACCCTGCAGCCGGCCGGCGTGGCGGTGGTGGTGGACGCCAGCCACGAATGCATGACCACCCGCGGCGTGCACAAGCGCGGCGTGTCGATGGTGACCAGCCAGATGCTCGGCACCTTCCGCGACGACGCGCGCACCCGCGCCGAGTTCCTGCAGTTCATCGGCATCCACGGCGGCCACCGCTGA
- a CDS encoding DNA recombination protein RmuC yields MSLAEILLITLVILAALMLLSQVASLLRGRGDPGLGAKLDALKDDSARVERTLREEQRAGREELQQGFDRFRGHVGEQLGGMSRQQAERIDGFGQRLAALTDGTSQGLQTLAQQLAEDARKSREETTLALNRFGEQQQQRFSALSAEHEKRMGEVRATLEAKLGAIQQDNAAKLEQMRATVDEKLQSTLEVRLGQSFQLVSERLEAVQRGLGEMQSLATGVGDLKRVLGNVKTRGVLGETQLGALLEQLLTPDQYAANVAVVPNSDARVEYAIHMPNGIDGAALWLPIDAKFPLEDYQRLQEAHENANATAATDAANALERRVREEAKRIRSKYVVPPHTVDFAILFLPTEGLFAEVLRRPGLFESLQRDHHITIAGPTTLAAILTSLKAGFRTLAIEKRSSEVWQLLGAVKTEFGKFGAVLDKVKKNLDQASNQIDATGARTRAIERRLRGVETAPGEVSRQLLDDDVPAPDENDDAEA; encoded by the coding sequence ATGTCGCTTGCCGAAATCCTGCTGATCACCCTGGTCATCCTGGCCGCGCTGATGCTGCTGTCGCAGGTCGCATCGCTGCTGCGCGGCCGCGGCGACCCTGGCCTGGGCGCGAAGCTGGACGCCCTGAAGGACGACAGCGCCCGCGTCGAGCGCACCCTGCGCGAGGAACAGCGCGCCGGCCGCGAGGAACTGCAGCAGGGCTTCGACCGCTTCCGCGGCCACGTGGGCGAACAGCTCGGCGGCATGTCGCGGCAGCAGGCTGAGCGCATCGACGGCTTCGGCCAGCGCCTCGCCGCACTCACCGACGGCACCAGCCAGGGCCTGCAGACGCTGGCGCAGCAACTGGCCGAGGACGCGCGCAAGAGCCGCGAGGAAACCACGCTTGCGCTCAACCGTTTCGGCGAGCAGCAGCAGCAGCGCTTCAGCGCGCTCAGCGCCGAGCACGAGAAGCGCATGGGCGAGGTGCGCGCCACGCTGGAGGCCAAGCTCGGCGCAATCCAGCAGGACAACGCAGCCAAGTTGGAACAGATGCGCGCCACCGTCGACGAAAAGCTGCAGAGCACACTGGAGGTGCGGTTGGGCCAGTCGTTCCAGCTGGTCTCCGAACGGCTGGAAGCGGTGCAGCGCGGCCTGGGCGAGATGCAGAGCCTGGCCACCGGCGTGGGCGACCTCAAGCGCGTGCTCGGCAACGTGAAGACGCGCGGCGTACTGGGCGAAACCCAGCTCGGCGCGCTGCTCGAACAGTTGCTGACGCCCGACCAGTACGCCGCCAACGTGGCCGTGGTGCCCAACTCCGACGCGCGGGTGGAATACGCCATCCACATGCCCAACGGCATCGACGGCGCCGCACTGTGGCTGCCGATCGACGCGAAGTTTCCGCTGGAGGACTACCAGCGCCTGCAGGAAGCCCACGAGAACGCCAACGCCACCGCCGCCACGGACGCCGCCAACGCGCTGGAGCGGCGCGTGCGCGAGGAGGCCAAGCGCATCCGCAGCAAATACGTGGTGCCGCCGCACACGGTGGACTTCGCCATCCTGTTCCTGCCGACCGAAGGCCTGTTCGCCGAAGTGCTGCGGCGGCCGGGCCTGTTCGAGTCGCTGCAGCGCGACCACCACATCACGATCGCCGGGCCGACCACGCTGGCGGCAATCCTGACCAGCCTCAAGGCCGGCTTCCGCACGCTGGCGATCGAGAAACGCAGCAGCGAGGTATGGCAGCTGCTGGGGGCGGTCAAGACCGAGTTCGGCAAGTTCGGCGCGGTACTGGACAAGGTCAAGAAGAATCTCGACCAGGCCAGCAACCAGATCGATGCGACCGGCGCGCGCACCCGCGCGATCGAACGCAGGTTGCGCGGCGTGGAGACCGCGCCGGGCGAAGTCTCTCGGCAGTTGCTGGACGACGACGTGCCCGCGCCGGACGAAAACGACGACGCGGAAGCGTGA
- a CDS encoding NAD(P)/FAD-dependent oxidoreductase, whose translation MEHIHDYLIIGGGMAADAAAKAIREVDAAANVGLVGAEAPPPYQRPPLSKALWKGDKQVADIDLATAQSGATLHSGRRIESLDRVARTARDDRGDSYRYRRLLLATGATPRRLPFEGGERIIHFRTLDDYQALRRYAQPGAFIAVIGGGFIGAELAASLCSLGCKVTLLFPGEHLGAGRYPDGLAHYLDDYYRSRGVDVRSGVRVLGSNPTDGGVELMLSDGSLLRVEAVVAGLGVTPDTALAEQAGLTVDDGIVVDAHLRSSDADIWAAGDVANFHSPALGRRLRVEHEDAAVSMGRHAGRAMAGVAGDYTTLPFFYSDLFDLGYEAVGLLDTRLSVVEDWREPNREGVVYYLDGGRVRGVLLWNTWDQVDAARALIAEPGPFDAASLRGRLPRTT comes from the coding sequence ATGGAACACATCCACGATTACCTGATCATCGGTGGCGGCATGGCCGCCGATGCGGCCGCCAAGGCGATCCGCGAGGTCGATGCGGCGGCGAACGTCGGCCTCGTCGGCGCCGAGGCGCCGCCGCCGTACCAGCGGCCGCCGCTGTCGAAGGCGCTGTGGAAGGGCGACAAGCAAGTGGCCGACATCGACCTGGCCACCGCGCAAAGCGGCGCGACGCTGCATTCGGGCCGGCGCATCGAATCGCTGGACCGGGTGGCGCGCACGGCGCGCGACGACCGCGGCGACAGCTACCGCTACCGCCGCCTGCTGCTGGCCACGGGAGCCACGCCGCGGCGGCTGCCGTTCGAGGGCGGTGAACGGATCATCCATTTCCGCACGCTGGACGATTACCAGGCCTTGCGCCGCTACGCCCAGCCCGGCGCCTTCATCGCGGTGATCGGCGGCGGCTTCATCGGCGCCGAACTGGCAGCGTCGCTGTGCAGCCTCGGCTGCAAGGTGACCTTGCTGTTTCCCGGCGAGCACCTTGGCGCGGGGCGTTACCCCGATGGCCTGGCGCACTACCTCGACGACTATTACCGCAGCCGCGGCGTGGACGTGCGCAGCGGCGTGCGCGTGCTGGGCAGCAACCCCACCGACGGCGGCGTGGAGCTGATGCTGTCCGACGGCAGCCTGCTACGCGTGGAAGCGGTGGTGGCCGGCCTCGGCGTGACGCCCGACACCGCGCTGGCCGAGCAGGCCGGGCTCACGGTCGACGACGGCATCGTGGTCGACGCCCACCTGCGCAGCAGCGATGCGGACATCTGGGCCGCCGGCGACGTCGCCAACTTCCACAGCCCGGCACTGGGCCGGCGCCTGCGGGTGGAGCACGAGGACGCGGCGGTCAGCATGGGCCGCCATGCCGGCCGCGCGATGGCCGGCGTGGCCGGCGACTACACCACGCTGCCGTTCTTCTATTCCGACCTGTTCGACCTCGGCTACGAGGCGGTCGGCCTGCTCGACACGCGGCTCTCCGTGGTCGAGGACTGGCGCGAGCCGAACCGCGAGGGCGTGGTGTATTACCTCGACGGCGGCCGCGTGCGCGGCGTGCTGCTGTGGAACACCTGGGACCAGGTCGACGCCGCGCGCGCGCTGATCGCCGAGCCCGGCCCGTTCGATGCCGCCTCGCTGCGAGGGCGTTTGCCGCGCACCACCTGA
- a CDS encoding alpha/beta hydrolase produces the protein MWIRTLLITVAACIPVYFGAGASLLRFGLEPLVLQHFDSSAQPNAPQFLRISGDDGNAMLVRRYGAARVGCVVFFPGQHGIIPVYEQNLFPAFSAQGIGVLAVAYPGQNGAPGKPHLPEIMELATRVIAYAKATCPHHRVVVYGRSLGSMVAAYAAGKSHPTGLILESTAPSFSSAIRLRLNARWYLAPLARLPVSKLVAHDYSLAEALSSTHDMPAVIFQGTADSETPLSTLRAAGVLGNLRLVVVPGGVHSTTDLLARDRIVQTTLAMFQTEHT, from the coding sequence ATGTGGATCCGCACGCTTCTCATCACGGTTGCAGCATGCATACCTGTCTACTTCGGTGCGGGGGCAAGTTTGTTGCGGTTCGGACTTGAGCCATTGGTGCTGCAACACTTTGATTCCTCAGCGCAGCCGAATGCACCACAGTTCCTGCGCATCAGCGGTGACGACGGCAATGCCATGTTGGTCCGACGCTACGGAGCCGCAAGGGTGGGTTGCGTCGTTTTCTTTCCCGGCCAGCACGGCATCATTCCCGTATACGAGCAGAATCTTTTCCCTGCGTTTTCTGCCCAAGGTATCGGCGTTCTGGCCGTCGCCTACCCGGGGCAGAATGGCGCTCCCGGCAAACCTCATCTGCCCGAGATTATGGAACTCGCCACTCGGGTAATTGCTTATGCCAAAGCCACTTGCCCGCATCACCGAGTCGTGGTCTATGGCCGCTCCCTGGGTTCCATGGTCGCCGCTTATGCCGCCGGAAAATCTCATCCCACCGGGCTCATCCTCGAGAGCACTGCACCCTCGTTCTCGTCGGCGATACGCCTCAGGTTAAACGCACGGTGGTATCTGGCGCCCTTGGCTCGGTTGCCGGTATCAAAGCTCGTTGCGCATGACTACTCGCTCGCTGAGGCACTGTCGAGCACGCACGATATGCCGGCCGTCATATTCCAGGGGACAGCGGATAGCGAGACTCCGCTCTCGACTTTGCGAGCTGCGGGTGTGCTCGGCAACCTGCGACTTGTCGTGGTTCCAGGCGGGGTGCACTCAACCACAGACCTTCTGGCACGGGATCGGATCGTACAAACGACCTTAGCCATGTTTCAGACAGAACACACCTGA
- a CDS encoding class I SAM-dependent rRNA methyltransferase — protein MNTPAALPIVRLKSDRSPGHPWVWSAQVHKPEAKLPPGSLVEVHDARGRFVGRAFWNGHARIALRLLDTHPDADIDAGWIAARIARAVQLRRDWLQLDAVSDAWRVVHSEGDDLSGLIVDRYADVLVIEYFAAGMWRFREAIHAALLTHFPGAQLYWFAESHVQKQESFDCRSPEVPAPFEVHEHGLRFHAAPGLGHKTGFFADQRDNRRRFAELAKGRRVLDLCCNAGGFAVHAMAAGAREAVGVDLDAGILEVARANAAANGVEVSFEQSDIFDWVRAAVARGERYDAVILDPAKLTRDRSKVMDALKKYFAMNRMALDIIPPGGLLLTCSCTGLVGEGEFLEMLRRVALNAGREIQVLEVRGAGADHPFRTDVPEGRYLKAVFCRVE, from the coding sequence ATGAATACACCTGCCGCGCTGCCCATCGTCCGCCTGAAATCCGATCGCAGCCCCGGTCATCCGTGGGTGTGGTCGGCACAAGTGCACAAGCCGGAGGCGAAGTTGCCGCCGGGCAGCCTGGTCGAGGTGCACGACGCGAGGGGCCGCTTCGTCGGTCGCGCATTCTGGAACGGCCACGCGCGCATCGCGTTGCGGCTGCTGGATACGCATCCGGATGCCGACATCGACGCCGGCTGGATCGCCGCGCGGATCGCCCGCGCGGTGCAGCTGCGTCGCGACTGGCTGCAGCTCGACGCCGTCAGCGACGCCTGGCGCGTGGTGCACAGCGAGGGCGACGATCTCTCCGGCCTGATCGTGGACCGCTACGCCGACGTCCTCGTCATCGAATACTTCGCCGCCGGCATGTGGCGTTTCCGCGAGGCGATCCACGCCGCCCTGCTCACCCACTTCCCCGGCGCGCAGCTGTACTGGTTCGCCGAATCGCACGTGCAGAAGCAGGAGTCGTTCGACTGCCGCAGCCCCGAGGTGCCCGCACCGTTCGAGGTGCATGAGCACGGGCTGCGCTTCCACGCCGCGCCCGGACTGGGCCACAAGACCGGCTTCTTCGCCGACCAGCGCGACAACCGCAGGCGCTTCGCGGAACTCGCCAAGGGCCGCCGCGTGCTCGACCTGTGCTGCAACGCCGGCGGCTTTGCCGTGCACGCGATGGCGGCCGGTGCGCGCGAGGCGGTCGGCGTGGATCTGGATGCGGGCATCCTGGAAGTCGCCCGTGCCAACGCCGCCGCCAACGGCGTCGAGGTCAGCTTCGAGCAGTCCGACATCTTCGACTGGGTGCGCGCGGCGGTGGCCCGCGGCGAGCGCTACGACGCGGTGATCCTCGACCCGGCCAAGCTCACCCGCGACCGCAGCAAGGTGATGGACGCGCTGAAGAAATACTTCGCGATGAACCGCATGGCGCTGGACATCATCCCGCCCGGCGGCCTGCTGCTGACCTGCTCGTGCACCGGCCTGGTCGGCGAAGGCGAGTTCCTGGAGATGCTGCGCCGGGTGGCGCTCAACGCCGGCCGCGAAATCCAGGTGCTGGAAGTGCGCGGCGCCGGCGCCGACCACCCGTTCCGCACCGACGTGCCGGAAGGGCGCTACCTGAAGGCGGTGTTCTGCCGGGTGGAGTGA
- a CDS encoding glutathionylspermidine synthase family protein: MRRVATAARPDWRAKAAECGFGFHTIDDAPYWDESAYYAFTLREIEQDLEAPSEELHAMALEMVDRIVGSERHMQQLAIPEPYRDWIAQSWRERQPHLYGRMDFAYDGSGPAKLYELNYDTPTSLFEAAFFQWQWLEDQLARGQLPAGSDQFNSIQESLVEAFGTIARRIARPFHFAAVRDSAEDQGTVAYLRDCALQAGIDGALLAIEDIGLSEDGRFTDLDDQVIGCLFKLYPLEDLFRESFGSYLPRAGLQLIEPPWKALLSNKGILPLLWEAHPGHPNLLPAEFNTGGELPRGWVRKPLHSREGANIAMHLDDDRELATDGPYHGPCIRQACHPLPDFDGHHPLIGSWVVGDRACGIGIREDRSLITQDSARFVPHAIIEEARGVLIA, encoded by the coding sequence ATGCGCCGCGTCGCCACGGCCGCGCGCCCCGACTGGCGCGCCAAGGCCGCCGAGTGCGGCTTCGGCTTCCACACCATCGACGATGCGCCGTACTGGGACGAGTCGGCGTACTACGCGTTCACCCTGCGCGAGATCGAGCAGGACCTCGAGGCGCCCAGCGAAGAGCTGCACGCGATGGCGCTGGAGATGGTCGATCGCATCGTCGGCAGCGAACGGCACATGCAGCAGTTGGCGATCCCGGAGCCGTACCGCGACTGGATCGCGCAGAGCTGGCGCGAGCGCCAGCCGCACCTGTACGGTCGCATGGACTTCGCCTACGACGGCAGCGGCCCGGCCAAGCTCTACGAATTGAACTACGACACGCCGACCTCGCTGTTCGAGGCCGCGTTCTTCCAGTGGCAGTGGCTGGAGGACCAGCTCGCACGCGGCCAGCTGCCGGCCGGCAGCGACCAGTTCAACTCGATCCAGGAGTCGCTGGTGGAGGCGTTCGGCACGATCGCGCGGCGCATCGCGCGGCCGTTCCACTTCGCCGCCGTGCGCGACTCGGCCGAGGATCAGGGCACCGTGGCCTACCTGCGCGACTGCGCGCTGCAGGCCGGCATCGACGGTGCCCTGCTGGCGATCGAGGACATCGGCCTCTCCGAGGACGGTCGCTTCACCGACCTCGACGACCAGGTGATCGGCTGCCTGTTCAAGCTGTACCCGCTGGAAGACCTGTTCCGCGAATCGTTCGGCAGTTACCTGCCGCGTGCCGGGTTGCAGCTGATCGAGCCGCCGTGGAAGGCGCTGCTGAGCAACAAGGGCATCCTGCCGCTGTTGTGGGAAGCGCACCCAGGCCACCCGAACCTGCTGCCGGCCGAGTTCAACACCGGCGGTGAGTTGCCGCGCGGCTGGGTGCGCAAGCCGTTGCACTCGCGCGAGGGCGCCAACATCGCGATGCACCTGGACGACGACCGCGAGCTCGCCACCGACGGCCCCTACCACGGCCCGTGCATCCGCCAGGCCTGCCATCCGCTGCCCGATTTCGACGGCCACCATCCGCTGATCGGCAGCTGGGTGGTCGGCGACCGCGCATGCGGCATCGGCATCCGCGAGGACCGCTCGCTGATCACCCAGGACAGCGCCCGCTTCGTGCCGCATGCGATCATTGAGGAAGCGCGCGGCGTGCTGATCGCCTGA